The Sedimentisphaera salicampi genome includes a region encoding these proteins:
- a CDS encoding monomeric [FeFe] hydrogenase yields MLSDNNASKIIKKLLVETARLCFEGRLEEGIDRLVIDTIPKKSNANRCCVHKDRAVIKYRLMAILGHSAEEEEDELKRLSEYAGQTLQREEISEPVLTVIDEACSACPAGRHFVTNVCRGCVARPCMVNCPKDAIQIHNGRAEIDEDKCVNCGICLKVCPYNAIVEIPVPCENACPVGAISKDESGKEQIDYSKCIFCGRCMTACPFGAIMERSQIIDVARKLAEGRKVAALTAPSAAGQFPCEFSQLKGAILKAGFSEVLEVAEGADITAKKEAGEFEEKISEGQKFMTSSCCPVYKEAAKKHIPELCEFISDTPTPMEFAGRKAKEKYPGCTAVFIGPCIAKRQEALEGRSIDHVLTCEELGAILVAKDIFVRETEPAETPGQASIEARKFGASGGVTEAVKANLSGNIQIKPELIDGLDNKNIKKLADICTGKTNFNFVEVMNCKGGCVGGPGNLSTPARAAKRIEKTFEP; encoded by the coding sequence ATGCTCTCAGATAACAACGCCAGCAAAATAATAAAGAAACTGCTCGTGGAAACTGCCCGCTTATGCTTCGAAGGAAGGCTTGAGGAGGGCATAGACCGGCTTGTGATTGATACGATTCCCAAAAAGAGCAATGCAAACCGCTGCTGCGTTCATAAGGACCGGGCAGTGATAAAATACCGCCTGATGGCAATCCTCGGCCACAGCGCAGAAGAGGAAGAAGACGAGCTCAAGCGGCTGAGCGAATATGCAGGGCAGACCCTCCAGCGGGAAGAAATCAGCGAGCCTGTGCTTACGGTAATCGATGAGGCATGCAGCGCCTGCCCGGCAGGGAGGCATTTTGTAACCAACGTATGCAGGGGCTGCGTTGCGAGGCCGTGCATGGTAAACTGCCCGAAAGACGCCATCCAAATTCACAACGGCAGAGCAGAAATCGATGAGGACAAATGCGTAAATTGCGGAATATGCCTGAAGGTATGCCCGTATAACGCTATAGTTGAGATTCCTGTGCCCTGCGAGAACGCCTGCCCTGTGGGGGCGATAAGCAAAGATGAAAGCGGGAAGGAGCAGATAGACTACTCAAAGTGCATATTCTGCGGAAGGTGTATGACAGCGTGCCCGTTCGGAGCGATTATGGAACGCTCGCAGATTATTGACGTGGCGAGGAAGCTCGCAGAGGGGCGGAAGGTGGCAGCGCTTACTGCGCCTTCGGCTGCCGGTCAGTTCCCGTGCGAGTTCAGCCAGCTTAAAGGAGCGATCCTCAAGGCCGGATTCAGCGAGGTGCTGGAGGTGGCGGAAGGGGCAGATATCACCGCCAAAAAAGAGGCCGGGGAGTTTGAAGAAAAGATCAGCGAGGGGCAGAAATTTATGACCTCAAGCTGCTGCCCTGTTTACAAAGAGGCAGCGAAAAAACACATCCCTGAATTGTGCGAGTTTATATCTGACACCCCAACTCCCATGGAATTTGCCGGCAGAAAGGCCAAAGAGAAATACCCCGGCTGCACCGCTGTGTTCATAGGGCCCTGCATAGCAAAAAGGCAGGAGGCCCTGGAAGGCCGCTCGATAGATCACGTGCTCACCTGCGAGGAGCTTGGGGCAATATTAGTGGCCAAGGATATCTTCGTACGTGAGACTGAACCGGCTGAAACGCCCGGACAGGCCAGCATAGAGGCAAGGAAATTCGGCGCCTCCGGCGGTGTTACTGAAGCGGTTAAGGCGAATCTCTCAGGTAATATACAAATCAAACCCGAACTTATAGACGGCTTAGACAACAAAAACATCAAAAAACTCGCCGATATATGCACCGGCAAGACAAATTTTAATTTTGTGGAGGTAATGAACTGCAAAGGCGGCTGCGTTGGGGGGCCGGGGAATCTGAGCACCCCTGCAAGAGCAGCGAAAAGGATCGAGAAAACATTCGAACCATAA
- a CDS encoding PP2C family protein-serine/threonine phosphatase, protein MEKLRLEDQGRVITALCDGLGSGIKAHILSTLTSTIATHFAASESNLRRYIEIISQILPECSERNLGYSTFTISDIDSSGRNKLIEFDNPSAILIRNGKTERIQRRKVSVKYGKLGSREVYQSVIEMQKGDRLAICSDGVTESGRGEKGMQWGWEEENLAKFCERICRENKELSARQMAKGIVEAAIKNEGGQCRDDATALVINIRRPKKTLLVTGPPSHKKFDAYITDRVKNFIGAKIICGGTTAKIIADMLGRALHTNPAALGRGLPPASEIEGVDLVTEGILTLSKLEEMLDAGSSGKTENTPAEALMELLLESDIITLIVGTKINQTHHNPDFPIDVEIRRNLARRLKRVLENKYLKKVEIELV, encoded by the coding sequence GTGGAGAAGCTGCGTCTTGAGGATCAGGGCAGGGTGATCACTGCCCTTTGCGACGGGCTTGGCTCGGGCATAAAAGCGCACATACTCTCAACCCTCACCTCCACCATCGCCACGCACTTTGCGGCTTCTGAATCCAACCTCAGGCGGTATATCGAGATCATAAGCCAGATACTGCCCGAATGCAGCGAGAGAAACCTTGGCTACTCAACGTTTACAATCTCTGATATAGATTCCAGCGGCCGGAATAAGCTGATTGAGTTTGACAACCCCTCCGCTATTCTCATAAGAAACGGCAAGACCGAAAGAATACAGCGAAGGAAGGTTTCGGTGAAATACGGTAAGCTCGGCAGCAGAGAAGTTTACCAGAGCGTAATCGAAATGCAGAAAGGCGACAGGCTCGCAATCTGCAGCGACGGAGTAACCGAATCAGGCAGGGGCGAAAAGGGTATGCAGTGGGGCTGGGAGGAAGAGAATCTTGCGAAATTCTGCGAACGGATTTGCAGGGAGAATAAAGAGCTTTCAGCAAGGCAGATGGCAAAGGGAATCGTTGAGGCTGCGATAAAGAATGAAGGCGGGCAATGCAGGGACGATGCAACTGCGCTTGTGATAAACATCAGAAGGCCGAAGAAGACACTGCTTGTAACCGGGCCGCCCTCTCACAAAAAATTCGATGCATACATTACAGACAGAGTAAAGAACTTCATCGGAGCTAAGATTATCTGCGGCGGGACAACCGCAAAGATAATAGCAGATATGCTCGGAAGAGCCCTGCATACAAATCCCGCAGCACTTGGCAGAGGTTTGCCGCCGGCCTCGGAGATTGAGGGGGTGGATTTAGTTACAGAAGGCATCCTCACGCTCTCAAAGCTTGAGGAGATGCTTGATGCCGGAAGCAGCGGAAAAACAGAAAACACTCCGGCAGAGGCGCTGATGGAGCTTCTGCTCGAATCGGATATAATCACCCTTATAGTGGGCACGAAAATCAACCAAACGCATCACAATCCGGATTTCCCGATTGATGTTGAGATTCGCAGGAATCTAGCCCGAAGGCTGAAAAGGGTGCTTGAAAACAAATATTTGAAGAAAGTTGAGATTGAGCTGGTATGA
- a CDS encoding [Fe-Fe] hydrogenase large subunit C-terminal domain-containing protein: MQELKPIYTVSTDCQDCYKCLRECPVKAVKVSSGSASVVHELCISCGHCLNVCPQGAKRYRSDVQLASNTISKYKAMGRKVAASIAPSFISEFSDLPVSSFIKAVKMLGFDIVSETALGAEQVSAATVKYLQQEKPDVCISSACPVMVEFIKKYYPSQAGRIAPMFSPLLVHCRMLKQIYGEDAAVVFIGPCAGKKLEADSNPDLLNASITFEELRGWLDAEGITPRHLPENMERFSPNRASNGALYPVEGGMLSGIKHGCSSVESSYASFSGIENVRKVLEDLENNEPPSPLFLELLACEGGCINGPLVSDKKKLLSGRANVLNYANYRKDNITDSPEVETRGEYRIEPVIPAEHRPSQIKKALEKVGKYSTEDELNCGCCGYDTCRNFANAMLSGKAEPSMCVGNMRKIAASKLDSVISALPCGIIIADSGSRVVESNRKFAELMGEDNLAVYQSCGGLNGASLEKVVPFDYYFKQVIEKENGFIEKEMSSETGVLNVQIFTIEKNQLVGCIAQDITEPAVEKEQIISKAQEVMDQNLDTVKKIAHLLGENAAASEDILNSIIKNSKKTGVKK; encoded by the coding sequence ATGCAGGAACTAAAACCAATATACACAGTGAGCACAGACTGCCAGGACTGCTACAAATGCCTCAGGGAATGCCCTGTTAAGGCAGTTAAGGTGTCCTCCGGCAGTGCGAGCGTAGTGCATGAGCTTTGCATAAGCTGCGGGCACTGCCTGAATGTATGCCCGCAGGGAGCAAAGAGATACCGCAGCGACGTTCAGCTCGCCTCAAACACGATCTCGAAATATAAGGCTATGGGCAGAAAAGTGGCCGCTTCTATTGCCCCGAGCTTTATCTCGGAATTTTCTGACCTGCCTGTTTCGAGCTTTATCAAGGCGGTTAAGATGCTGGGCTTTGATATAGTATCTGAGACAGCTCTGGGAGCGGAGCAGGTTTCTGCGGCAACTGTAAAATATCTACAGCAGGAGAAGCCGGATGTGTGCATATCCTCTGCCTGCCCTGTGATGGTGGAGTTTATAAAGAAGTATTACCCATCTCAGGCCGGCAGGATTGCGCCGATGTTCTCGCCTCTGCTGGTGCACTGCCGAATGCTCAAGCAGATTTACGGCGAGGATGCAGCAGTTGTGTTCATAGGGCCATGCGCGGGCAAAAAGCTGGAGGCAGATTCAAATCCAGACCTCCTGAACGCCTCAATAACATTTGAAGAGCTCAGGGGATGGCTGGATGCTGAGGGGATAACCCCCCGCCATCTGCCAGAAAATATGGAAAGATTCAGCCCGAACAGGGCTTCGAACGGGGCGCTGTACCCTGTAGAAGGCGGTATGCTCTCGGGGATCAAGCATGGGTGCAGCTCAGTTGAGAGCAGTTATGCATCGTTTTCAGGGATTGAGAATGTGAGAAAAGTTTTGGAGGATCTGGAAAACAACGAGCCGCCTTCCCCGCTGTTTCTCGAGCTGCTTGCATGCGAGGGAGGCTGCATAAACGGCCCTCTGGTTTCAGATAAGAAGAAGCTTCTCTCAGGCCGCGCAAATGTATTGAATTATGCGAACTACCGCAAAGACAACATCACAGACAGCCCGGAAGTGGAAACGAGGGGCGAATACAGAATTGAGCCTGTGATACCGGCAGAGCACCGCCCTTCTCAGATAAAGAAGGCCCTTGAAAAGGTGGGCAAATACAGCACCGAAGATGAGCTGAACTGCGGCTGCTGCGGCTATGATACTTGCCGGAATTTCGCAAACGCAATGCTGAGCGGGAAGGCCGAGCCGTCAATGTGCGTGGGGAATATGCGGAAGATTGCCGCCAGCAAGCTCGACAGCGTTATCAGCGCCCTGCCCTGCGGGATAATCATAGCAGATTCAGGCAGCAGGGTCGTTGAGAGCAACAGGAAATTTGCAGAGCTGATGGGCGAGGATAATCTCGCTGTTTACCAAAGCTGCGGCGGACTGAACGGGGCTTCGCTGGAGAAGGTAGTCCCGTTCGACTACTACTTCAAGCAGGTAATCGAGAAAGAAAACGGATTTATCGAGAAGGAAATGAGCAGCGAAACGGGCGTTCTGAACGTGCAGATATTCACGATAGAGAAGAACCAGCTCGTTGGCTGCATAGCGCAGGATATAACAGAGCCGGCAGTGGAGAAAGAGCAAATCATCAGCAAGGCGCAGGAAGTGATGGATCAGAACCTTGATACAGTGAAAAAAATAGCTCACCTGCTCGGCGAAAACGCCGCAGCATCCGAGGACATACTTAACTCTATAATCAAAAACTCCAAAAAAACAGGGGTGAAAAAATAA
- a CDS encoding NAD(P)H-dependent oxidoreductase subunit E, giving the protein MKKITVEICTGTTCHVMGSEAIMEIRNMLSERYKESVEIKATSCLGFCRERQAGEAPFVKVNGRIVPEASLLKVTQMIDEIERGN; this is encoded by the coding sequence ATGAAGAAGATCACTGTTGAAATATGCACAGGCACAACCTGCCATGTGATGGGCTCGGAAGCGATTATGGAAATACGCAATATGCTCTCAGAGCGATACAAAGAGTCCGTAGAAATCAAGGCAACAAGCTGCCTTGGGTTCTGCCGCGAAAGGCAGGCAGGAGAGGCTCCCTTTGTTAAGGTAAACGGGAGAATCGTTCCAGAGGCCAGCCTGCTGAAAGTAACTCAGATGATTGACGAGATAGAGAGGGGCAATTAG